Genomic segment of Geotrypetes seraphini chromosome 4, aGeoSer1.1, whole genome shotgun sequence:
CTGATTCACATCATATCTACAAAATAGGACTTTTTCGAGTTCACTGGTCAAATTCTTTGTCCAGCATATAAAACCTTCTCTGTGGTGTACAAATCCTGTTTAACATTTTCCTAGCCCTATTTATCCTTCTACCACAAATACTTGTTACTACGTTCTGTATTTACTATATTTGAGGACATCCAGTTATTTCCCTTAGTCTCGAACTACATCTGCTAGCATTAAAATATCTAGTACTTtgaatgtaatttgctgaatggttTACCAATAATAGGTTGAAGCTAAATCCTTCTAGCTCTGTTGCTCTTCTCTCTTCTTGGAATAGAAACACCAACTCTATGATGTCTCCCAacaataaggggtccttttactaaggtgcgctagcgtttttagcgcacacacaaaattaccgtgcgctaaaccgcgcagtacgcttctagaataatgccagctcaatgctggcgttaaggtctagtgcatgcggcaatttagagtgcgctattccgtgcgttaaggccctaacacaccttagtaaaaggagccctaaatgtctttGAAATTCCTTTAAAAGAGTCTGTCCCAATTTTCAGCATTATTACAGATAATTGCTTTACATTCATAAGTCATATTTGTTCTTTGGTATTGAAATTGCTTTTTACATTACATCAAACCTGTATGGCCTGTTCATTCATTGACACTCTTCACGTACTAATTAATTCATTAGTACTACATTATTCCGGATAGATTACTATAATTCTCTACTCCTTAAACTACCACAATATCAACTTAGGAGGCTTCAACACATTCCAAATACTGCAGTGAAATTAATCCATGGAGCTAAGAAATATGACTGTGTCACTCTTCTTTCAATAACAGAACACTGGTCATGCATTCACTAtcatttaattatcaaaatcctGGTTTTAGTTTgccaaaaatttttcatttttttggtcTTCCTTTACTCCTTTATAGGTCCCTTACTTTGCATACTCTGACCTAAACGTTCCATTCTTCCCAACAACAATTGCTTGAAGTTCCTTCTCACCTACCAGTCCATTCACACTTGGTGAGGATATTTACCCTTGCAGTAGTTACTGCTACTCTCTTGAACTTAATTCCATTTGAATTCTGAACTGaactttattttataaatttcaaGGCTTTTCTTAAAACTCACTTCTTTGTTCAAAAATTTCCATCAGTTACTTAATCCCTAGCAATCTTGATGGAGGTTCTGGCTAAAATACCCCTTGATTACAATATACACCTCTTGTCCTACAGCTGTTTTGCACAACCTCCCTCCCATATGTGTCATAGAGTAAgttatatctcctctctccctacattaTGTTAACTAATGAAAACTTGGCCTCCATTTGTGTCTTAATCCTTCACTTCCATTTTTAGTATTATTAATTGCCTGTTATAAAACTCTTAAATATTTATGTGAATATGAGGTATATTAAACTCTTTGGTGATTGGGCTCTTTACCATGGTATGTTTGATATAGGATGCCTAGATATTTATAGGTTCCTTGACTGTCCAGTCCCTTGATAATGTTTTTCTGGGGCATGTCAATGCCTTCTCTGTCAaccatttttctctttttcatgCCTAGGGTGACAATTTTGTCTAAGCCAAATTCCACAACAATACCTTCACTGAATATTTAGACCGTATTTAGcaacaattttattttcagttgtGGTTTTCCATAGAACTTTAAATCATCTATGTACAGTACAAAGATGTGAAAGTTTTGGAGATGTTTTTCCTATCTGGTAGCCTAAGGCTGTCTTTTTCAGTGTAAATGACAGAGGAATCATAGTGATaacaaacaacaaaggtgacaTTGAGGCTCTCTGAAATATTCTTCTCCTGATGTTCACCTGACCTACTTCTTCGCTGTCAACTGTCAGTTCTGTTTTCCACTAGCTCGTTGCTTTCTGCACAGATTTTCTGGTATTGTCATTCACTCCAGTTATTTCCAGGCATTTCAAAATCCATCTGTGTTGTAGTACGTCAAATGCCTTCTTGTAATCAACCCAGGCTACATTCAAGATCATTTCCCAGTATCATTTTAATTAATCAGAAGTTGATCTTTCATGCCTCTGCTGCCTCAAAGGTTTcctttttgtatgtgtgtgtgtgagggataATGACTTGTTTGAGGGGGGGGTGGATCTGATAGAGATGGAAacctttctgtgtgtgtgtgtcggggAGGGGTTTCAGATGGATGGAGTTAACAGTTCTGTAATCAGGGTTTACATGTGTAGGTTTGCAagatatttattttgtatgtgCAACCATGTATAGGTGCAAGTTGCTATTTGCCACCTACTTATGTAAGTGGCGGCACACATGTGCTTTCCCTGTGTATGTATTCCAtgtgtaaaattttaaaattgatcctCATTCCACACATaatgcggaccgccccccccctaccccctaggtacgctactgctctccaccacctctctcgggagcgcattccaggtatctaccaccctctccgtaaagaagaacttcctaacattgctcttgaatctaccaccactcaacttcaaattatgtcctctagttttaccattttcctttctctggaaaagattttgttctacgttaatacccttcaagtatttgaacgtctgaatcatatctcccctgtccctcctttcctctagggtatacatattcagggctcccatctctcctcatatgtcttctggtgcaagcctcttatcatttttgtcgccctcctctggaccgcttcaagtcttcttacgtcctttgccagatatggtctccaaaactgaacacaataccccAAGTGAGGCcttatcaatgacctgtacaggggcatcaacaccttcttccttctactggctatgcctctctttatacagcccagcatcctttagatcttcggacactatcaccccaaggtccctctccccgttcgtgtatatcagcttctcacctcccagcatatacagttccttccgattattaatccccaaatgcattactctgcatttctttgcattgaattttagttgccagacattagaccattcctctaacttttgcagatcctttttcatattttccactccctcttcggtgtctactctgttacaaatcttggtatcatctgcaaaaaggcacacttttccttctaacctttcagcaatgtcactcacaaacatattgaacaggatcgtccccagcaccgaaccctgagggactccactactcacctttccttcctctgagcgacttccattaaccaccaccctctggcgtctgtctgacagccagtttttaacccagttcaccactttggggcctaacttcagcccttcaagtttgttcaatagcctcctatgaaaaaccgtatcaaaggctttgctgaaatctaagtaaattacatctagcatatgtcctcgatccagctctctggtcacccaatcaaaaaattcaatcaggttcatttggcacgatttacctttagtaaagccatgttgcctcagatcctgtaacccattagattcaaggaagtacagtatcctttctttcagcaacacttccattatttttccaacaaccgaagtgaggctcaccagactgtagtttcctgcttcatccctgtgaccacttttgtgaatagggccacatccgctctcctccaatccccaggaaccactcccgtctccagagatttgttgaacaagtctttaataggactcgccagaatctctctgagctcccttagtatcctgggatggataccatctggtcccatcactttgtccaccttcagtttttcaagttgctcataaacactcttctccatgaacggcgcagaatctactccattttctcatataACTTTGCctgacaatcttggtccttctccaggattttcttctgtgaacacagaacagaagtatttgtttagcacatttgctttttcctcatcactctccacatatcagttcccagcttcttttagtttagcaattccatttatCATCTTCCtcatttcactaatatatctgaaaaaattttgtacatttttagccatttgttcttccgcctgtgctttcgccagatgtatctctctcttggcttctttcagttttaccctgtagtcctttctgtactcctcttcttgggtttttttatatttcacgaacgccaactctttcgcctttattttctccgccactagtttggagaaccatatcggcttcctttctctcttgtctttatttattttcttcacataaaggtccgtagccatttttatcgctcctttcagcttagaccactgtctttccacttctcttatgtcctcccatcctaacagctctttcttaaggtactctcccatttcattaaagttcgtacatttgaaatctaggactttaagtatcgtgcagccgctctccactttagccattatatcaaaccaaaccgtttgatgatcactacttcccagttGAGCAcacactcgaacattagagatactctcacCATTTATGAGGaacagatccaatatcgcttttttcctcgtgggttctgtcaccatttgtttgagcagaGCTACTTCTTTCttattccgcagatggaacattccagtccgcatctggcaggttgaaatctcccaactgcagcatctcctctttccttccaaacttttggatatccacaatcagatccttatcaatttgctgcgattgagtcggaggtctgtagactacacccatgtaatctggtgcgtgcgctaaaaacgctagcgcacctttgtaaaaggagcccatagtatcctACTCTGAGGTCCTTCCTTACTATAGGGTGTTTTAACACCTAGTGCTTTTTTCCCCCTCTAATTTCTTTTATATCCAGTTCCTTTTTTTGTTGCCTTCCCCCGCCTTTTTTAGTGGGCTTGGAAATTAATACTCAATATGGTCTTGTTTTTCTAGTCTAGACTTATTTCCTTATTGATGATATGATtgtacgaacataagaatagccttactggatcagaccaatagtccatctcgcccagtatcCTAtattcacagaggccaatccaagtactatttggtaaaaacccaaatagtagcagcattccttgccaccgatccagggcaagcagtagcttctcccatgtctgtctcaacagcagtttatgacttttccttcaagaacttgtccaacccctttttaaaaccagctacattaactactcttaccatatcctcaggcaatgcattccagagcttaactattccctgaatgaaaaattatttcctcctaatggttttaaaagtacagtattactctgtaattccattgagtgtcccctagtcgttGTAAAATCTTGATGGAGTAaaaattcgatccacttgtacccgctctacaGCACTCAAAATTTTTCTgtaacaaaatattttttgttatattaaaaattgaataaaaaaaagaagaaagacattACATTAACATTCTCTGACTTAAAGTGTCAAATGCTGTTGACATATCCAACAATAATAACTAACTGCAACTGTGTTTGGGCCCAGTTCTGCTCTGCGCTCTCTCTTCTCATCTTCTGCTTGTTGGCTGTGCTGTGGATGCCGCTGCTTTCATCGGGCACTGAGTTGGAGTGGTTCTTGGGGACCGCAGCTTCCCTTTCGTGCTGGCGGGACTACGTTGTACCTGATGGCTAGGACCAAGGACAGATGACCCACTATATGTACTAgaacaggggtaaggaactccggtcctcgagagccgtattccagtcgggttttcagaatttccccaatgaatatgcatgagatctatttgcatgcactgctttcaatgcatattcattggggaaatcctgaaaacccgactggaatacggctctcgaggaccagagttccctacccctgcattagaaaGTTAATCAACTTTGGAcatggaggttgaaatgtacagcatcagcatctatgaggcaaacatggttatttttattgtataggatcttttggaccccagttcatttgcaaaaattagatagctccagatctaatagatgctggcactgtcatgctgatatagggactttagatcatctgttatttttttgtccactgatatttagtttctggaagtcaatttggggacaaataaatatagttttagaatcggatattccattaacatacgaagcaataatttgtggttctatattatatattaaacctccccttgataaatttaaaagctgtcttttcttgattttaactggaattgcggttcaattaatcacaaaaaatggaaaagccatgatagattaatttatacagtttggtggacaaatgtatgtaatatatataaatatgagagagtAAACACAGAATGTTTGgggtttagtgttttatttaacaaaatatggagtgcattggctttatttgctgcttcacattaGAAGTTAAGGTATTACCTTCTGAGTTTTatcattacacatctgggatgggaggggggtagggtagggaaaggtactggaaaaatggatattaaatcttCATATTATTGTAATAAAGATGTTtagtattattaatattaataattgatggaagggggtGGGCATAGTTATGATTCTATATATTATTTGTTTGAAATAGTTTATTCTCTGTAATAATTTActattttcaattaaatgtattacacggttgtaatttaataaaataataattttatttttttttaaagaaagttaATCAACTCTTTGAGGCCTATGTCACTGAGGAATGATATGAATGAACAAATATGTGGATGGGATGGTaatgatatatttttatatttattatattttatcaTACGAGCATCTTTGATTATAGTTTTTGAAAATGTTCTCAGCAATTTCAAAGGGGCCAATTATTCAGTGAGTCAGTGTGCAGATAAGCTGGATAAGTCTTGACCATTGAATATAACTGGTTAAAGTTACAGTAATAACTTTAGACTGGCTATGTGTATTTGTGTGGCCCAGCTTACTTGGTCGAATATAAGCAGACAGCTTTGAATAATGGTGCTGTTGGGTTAAAGTAAATCTCTGTTCCCAGTATTGGATAAATTTTGTTAGTTgatggagtgtgtgtgtgtgtggggggggagggggcggcggGGGAGGGAATTCAATTTCTAAGTAACTTAACTCCCAAAGTTACTCACACAcgtcttttgaatattgacctcaatGTGCGTGTTTTATGAAAATTCAAATTCTGTTGAGCTACATCATTTAAAATATCATTTTTCAAAGCCTAAAATCTTATATCTCACAGCAGCATATTGAGACAGTCAAACTGAAAATAGAGCATCTCAGGTTTTCTTGACGTACAGTAGGGACACTGTCAACTATATCCTTGGCTGTCGGCCTGGATTGTAGAAAATGCAGACTGAATCATTAGTAAATAGACTCCATTTCCCTATACCATGCTACCATCTAGTCAATTATTTATGCAAAAATGATTTATGTTTCTGTTCTCATTAACAAGATAGAAGTCATTTTTTAATCTGAGAAAATAAATGTTAAGGCAAACCAAATAATTTCTATTACTGTACTTGAAAAGAAAGTggtgggtttttgtttgtttgtttgtttttaatatggCTCTAGACATGTGTGCTATGTTACAGAGACAACAATAAATCAACAATTTTATTGAACATATAAAGTGACAGCTCTTTTGTCCTATGTAATGACAGGGTACAAATATTGATGACTCAGTATGATATTACTTTTCCAAACAGTGGCATCGTTGTTTTGTTTGACTTTTACAGCTGCCATGCTGTCCCTTCTAAAAGGCATCGATGTTTAGGTTACTCTCAATTACTCAGTTACTATGGCAACATGAGTCATTACAGCAGCTGAGAGAAAACTGGTTAAAAAGGGAGATAACACCTGGAACAAAGTACATTTGTATTTTGAAACAAAGCTACTTATCAAGGTAAATGTATTGAATAACATTTTTCTCTGTTGATACTTTGGGCCCAGTTTATCGCTGGAAGAGTAAAAAGGTTTCCAGTATGGCAGAGAGAAATTGTGTAGTCTGATCTTAATTTTAGATTGGATTGCTTGATTCAATTGGACCAATTATTCAGTGCATTTGTTCTCTATATTTAAAGGCAAGTAAAAAAGCATTGACGTGGAAAGTTAATGCATATGCAGTTCTTGAGGACTTGCATTTCTTTTGGATGTTTCATTTATGGATTATAAACAGAGCTTCTATTTTTAGGCATTTGTAAACAATATATTTAGATGTTAGGTTCCAGCtgattagggttttttttgtaagGTACTACAATTTGCTTATCAGTATTTTCATGGTGCCAGAACTTACACTGAATAGTTTTTCTGTTAATTTAAGGCTTCCAGGGTGGacccaagatggcggcggtgtgCTATGCTGGTTGAGGTTGAGTTTTGAGATCTCTGAATTTCTTTGAAAATATGCCGCATATTAAGCGCAAAGGCACGGTTCGAACGGGTCCCTTACCTTCGGGCACATCTACGCCGATGCGCCAGACGCTCCTCGACTTCCCAGCTAGATCTCCTTCTGAAATCGGAGTGTGGAGAGCCGTGGCGTCACCTTCTCGGGACTTGGTTGGCACGCCGGAGCCGGaagtttctctctcccctcccgaCCTCTCTACTCCTCCGTGTCCTGCGATGGAGACGTCTGGGCTTGAAGGAACCCCTGATACCCTGGAGGTTGCAGGAGTTCTCCTTCATGAGGGAAGTGCAGCCGGACTCGATACCGCAGTGGAAAACAAACAACTAGGATTTGAAGTTTTTGCTTCAACTCCCTCGGAGGTCTCCCTTGTGGATGTCTGGAGACTGCTCCAGAAAATGGATGGGACAATTCGGAAGTCTACAGAAGAAACtactaacttggtaggcacagtTAACTCTCTAGTTAAAACAGTTGATGATATTAAAAAAGACATGGATCAGAAATTTCTCCAAGTTAATGAGGATATTCCATCTTTAACAGCTGTTaatgaaactttaataaaagacaaattaatgatacaTAAAAAGATAGAACAACTGGAAAACTATAACAGAAGATTAAATTTAAAATTACTGAATTTCCCCAAAACACTGAATATATCACCGGTTGAAATGTTTAGAAATTTTCTTACACAGAATTTAAACTTCACACCTGAAATGTTTCCGCCATTAAATAAGATTTACTACTTACCAACTTCTTCTAAAAAAAAAGGTGTTGAAGAAAATGTAACGGAGCCTCATAATCAGGCTCAAATGGACTTAGGTAATATTTCAGAAATTTTGGAATCACCGCTGGTGCATATTGAGGAGAGGGCAACTCTGCTTGTCTCATTTGTGTTTCAACAAGACTTAAATGCGACAATGAAAACGTACTTCAGGAATGCACAGAATCCTTTCATGGGTCAACGGGTTTGGATTTACCCGGATGTCAACAAGGAAACCCAAGAGAGGAGGAAACTTTTCCTAAATATGAGACAAGAAGTAAAGTATTTGGGAGCAAATTACCAACTagcatatccatgtaaatgcctcaTTAAATACCTTGGAGTGAAGTACACTTTCTTCGTTCCAGACCATTTACGGTCGTTTCTGGACTTAAAGAAGATCAACAAGGGTTAGATTTGGTCAATAAGTCTATAGAGGAGAATAACCGTTAATGCCTGTTTTGCTATAATGATTGTTTGTTGGATTTTATAAATCCTTATTTGCTTTGGGCCACCACACTGCATTTTAAGTTGGGGTCTAAGAAGAAGCTATGAATGTTTTGTTTCATTAATACTATATTACCTTGTATTTTGTTTCTCTTCGTTTTGCCTAAACAAGTGTTGATGCTtgctttatatttttaaaaaacttataaataaataattaaaaaaaaaaaaaatctaaggctTCCAGGAAGAACCCAAGGGGTTACAAAGTATGGACACTGGGGAATCTCTGTCCTAGGAGAATTTTAAAATTCTGTGCACAATGTTTTAAAATTCTGAAACATTCTGCATAGTTTATTTGTTGTGTatttttatagaattcccccatcATAAGATCTGAAAACCCTTCCTGCCTTTTCTCTTCTCAGGCTCTAGCTTCCCCATTCCCTCTCTCAGTCCTACTGCAGTTCTCGCTCCCTCTAACTCCCAGTAAGACTCATAATTCTGTCTGCCCACAAAATCTCCTTTTACATGCAAATTCCATCTCTCATTCTTCCTCCCCTCAGGCACACACCACCACCTCTCgatctttcttctctcttccccagCTGCCATTGTATCTCTCATTTTCCTTCCCTCCACTACACACCCTTGGTTTGATCTCCCACACATCCCTATGGTATATTCTCACCTTGCTGTGCTCCAACCCCAATTCCCAAAGCACACTCTCACTTGCTCCCCTCCATCTCCATGGCACACACTTACCAGATCTACATAAGAGAAATCTAAATTTCTCCCTCTCAGTCCCCACCACAACAGTCCAATCTCTCCTCCTGGCTCTCCTTATAACAGTCCaatccccctgcccctcccccccccacacttcccagCAGGCCCCTCAAAGCCTAGCTCAACAGACCTGATGGTCTAGTAATCATCGTGGCAGGAGCAAAATCTCACTGACCTCTTGTGGCTCTTAATTGAAAATGGCCACAAATAACCTCTGGAAGTTGATGGACTACcatatatttcttcacagaaaggataCTAGATACATAGAGTGGACTCTTAATGAAGATGGGGTAGGAAAAACTGTAGTAGAGTTCAATAACTCATGGAATACGCACTGTAGATCCTCAGATGTGAAAAAGTGAATGAACAGCTAGATATCAACTGAGGTTTATGGAATGGCACCAGTGAAAAATAAGGGCAGCCTGGATAGGCCTTCAGCCTTTGCCTACCATCACATTCTCGCCTAAATATTGGGCCCAGGATCATTAAGGAAGAAGAAAGGATAGCAGATGGCATGGAGGGGCAGACTGTATAGCCCAAatggcctttatctgtcttcattttcttCTGTTTCTATCATGTTGTGATCTCTGGTAAGCAATGTGAGTCTTCTGAAGGAAAATATTTGCTacactgtagagcaggggtgcccacactttttgggcttgtgagctacttttaaaatgaccaagtcaaaatgatctaccaataatgaaatttaaaaaaaaaaaccagaaagcacactgaaaggcagagaaaatattaattatcattcatattctggggttttttcaaagacgtcacggcagatgactctatgcaatgtcaccttagtaacaaccatacaaaaatagacaaatatattccctccctttttactgaaccacactagcagtttttagcgcaggaagctgcgctgaatgcccagcgctgctctcgacgctcataggctccctgcgctaaaaaacactattgcggtttagtaaaaggggattatattgtaaaatataggcagcagatataaattcagacacattttgatcactaaatttaaaataaaataatttttcctacctttgttgttaggtgatttcatgagtctctggttgcactttcttcttctgactgtgcatccaatctttcttcccttctttcagcctcctgtatgtttcctctcctccagagctcattctctcccccaactttttctttctgtttccttgcctccctttctttccttctccctaccctccccccaagccactcagtttgccaccatcagggaacagccccaagccaccgccgccccaagctctccctgcaaaagcgttgtgctgaccagcattccactccccgTCGTCAATTatgacataggagaggaagttccgggccaactaggcatttctccccattccatccagcctgagctctTGATCTAGCATTtctcttctgtgtctgtcagaattaccattccacctattttccagcatcacccttctttgtgtccatctcacctatatccctatctcaccactttttcagaatcttcatttgtctctgtccttgtctttaccccatgttcaccatttgtcctttcaatatctttatctcccctccctttttcagcattacttctatgtctctatttcacctcctcttcatgtcccctctgtatctctatccttattcagtaggtcctgcttaccctttctcttctttgtgtcactatctccattttcagctttccgccCTTTTCTTGTAGCCAGAatttttccaccctccctccactccagcccagcccggtatgaaatatttccttttgtttccctcccctctctctttctctctctcattctcctccctcacccacaagtcctgcatctggccttctcccttccacctgcatccaGCTGCACACCCTGTGgtcctcttcagcaacttgtcagcaacggtgatcaagataggctgcccaCATCGAGGCCTTTCCTCTGCGAGTCccacttttgtaaaaaaaggaagttgaaacaagctggacttgcagagggtaggccccgacgtcagaagttTGTgttgatcgctgctgctgagttgccgaagagagccgcggagcagggagTATGGCCGgatgcaagtagaagggagagggccagataggaaggctgtagaagctccggagcatgacactgaCCCCatccaggatgatttctttttcaggctgctgctgcc
This window contains:
- the LOC117359614 gene encoding uncharacterized protein LOC117359614 — encoded protein: MPHIKRKGTVRTGPLPSGTSTPMRQTLLDFPARSPSEIGVWRAVASPSRDLVGTPEPEVSLSPPDLSTPPCPAMETSGLEGTPDTLEVAGVLLHEGSAAGLDTAVENKQLGFEVFASTPSEVSLVDVWRLLQKMDGTIRKSTEETTNLVGTVNSLVKTVDDIKKDMDQKFLQVNEDIPSLTAVNETLIKDKLMIHKKIEQLENYNRRLNLKLLNFPKTLNISPVEMFRNFLTQNLNFTPEMFPPLNKIYYLPTSSKKKGVEENVTEPHNQAQMDLGNISEILESPLVHIEERATLLVSFVFQQDLNATMKTYFRNAQNPFMGQRVWIYPDVNKETQERRKLFLNMRQEVKYLGANYQLAYPCKCLIKYLGVKYTFFVPDHLRSFLDLKKINKG